A single region of the Tigriopus californicus strain San Diego chromosome 8, Tcal_SD_v2.1, whole genome shotgun sequence genome encodes:
- the LOC131885384 gene encoding katanin p60 ATPase-containing subunit A1-like, with protein MTFFNSFIREFLDFNESFRSQIVTMPAAQEWSSTSTATRAGTGPSGKSLTTVSKTQTYRCVNHPRVDRPRIVHHDNIRAISAVPTKPIVCKDHDHGRRLSSVSEGVWKNSLRQKEKLLPAIPNPSARARGFERKNRSRSMERISRRRETNRIPENDPDSPPSSLSSGIGNKENNRSVSESTRDNRKKSEQSYESFARRNKLDQTMVDELSNDIISSDLRVNWRDIAGLDEAKSLLQEAVVLPLIMPEFFRGIRRPWKGILMIGPPGTGKTMLAKAVASECKTTFFNVSSSSLTSKYRGESEKLVKHLFELARFHAPSIIFIDEVDALCSQRGSESEHEASKRFKAELLTQMDGLSSHGDETKVVMVLAATNYPWLIDEAFRRRFEKRIHIGMPNRAARRSLLDISLSSMKVSEEVDLEKIADDLDSYSASDITNLCRDAAMMSMRKAIKNKPLEELKQIKQEDIDKPIIPEDFKDALERCKNTCSDIEISRYEDWMAKHGSY; from the coding sequence ATGACCTTCTTCAACAGTTTCATCCGAGAGTTTCTTGATTTCAACGAGAGCTTCCGAAGTCAGATTGTCACGATGCCCGCAGCTCAGGAGTGGTCTTCCACTTCCACGGCCACACGGGCGGGCACAGGCCCATCAGGCAAGAGTCTGACCACGGTGTCCAAAACCCAGACCTACAGGTGTGTGAATCATCCCAGGGTGGATCGACCCCGAATCGTGCATCACGACAACATTCGAGCCATTTCGGCCGTGCCCACAAAGCCCATCGTGTGCAAGGACCATGATCATGGCAGAAGGTTGAGCAGTGTCTCCGAAGGGGTGTGGAAGAACTCTTTGCGACAGAAAGAAAAGCTCCTGCCCGCAATTCCTAACCCATCAGCTCGAGCAAGAGGTTTCGAGCGAAAGAACCGATCTCGATCCATGGAAAGGATCAGTCGGAGACGCGAGACCAACCGCATCCCGGAGAATGATCCGGATTCCCCACCGTCGAGTTTGAGTAGTGGCATTGGGAATAAGGAGAATAACCGCTCAGTTTCTGAGAGTACACGGGATAACCGGAAAAAATCAGAGCAAAGCTATGAATCGTTTGCAAGACGAAATAAGCTAGATCAAACCATGGTGGACGAGCTGTCCAACGACATCATATCCAGTGACTTGAGAGTCAATTGGCGCGATATTGCGGGTTTGGATGAAGCCAAGTCCCTTCTTCAGGAAGCCGTAGTCCTCCCATTGATCATGCCCGAATTCTTTCGCGGTATTCGGCGACCATGGAAAGGCATCCTCATGATTGGCCCACCAGGTACCGGAAAGACCATGTTGGCCAAGGCCGTAGCTTCTGAGTGCAAGACCACGTTCTTCAATGTGTCCTCCTCGTCTTTGACGTCAAAATACCGAGGAGAATCCGAAAAACTAGTGAAGCACCTATTCGAGTTGGCCCGATTCCACGCTCCGAGTATCATCTTCATCGACGAGGTCGATGCTCTTTGTTCGCAAAGAGGATCTGAATCGGAGCACGAAGCCAGCAAGAGGTTCAAGGCCGAGCTCCTAACTCAAATGGACGGCTTGAGCTCCCATGGGGACGAGACCAAAGTGGTGATGGTTTTGGCCGCTACCAACTACCCATGGCTGATCGACGAGGCTTTCCGACGTCGATTTGAGAAGCGAATTCACATTGGCATGCCGAACCGCGCAGCCAGACGAAGTTTATTGGACATTAGCTTGTCCTCCATGAAAGTGTCAGAGGAGGTGGACTTGGAGAAAATTGCGGATGACCTGGATTCCTACTCAGCCTCCGATATAACTAATTTATGTCGGGATGCGGCCATGATGTCCATGCGAAAGGCTATCAAAAACAAACCTTTAGAGGAGCTCAAGCAGATCAAGCAAGAAGATATCGACAAGCCCATCATTCCCGAAGATTTCAAAGACGCCTTGGAACGGTGCAAAAATACTTGTTCAGATATCGAGATCTCTCGCTATGAGGATTGGATGGCCAAGCATGGTTCATATTAG